The Metabacillus schmidteae genome has a segment encoding these proteins:
- a CDS encoding YjcZ family sporulation protein, whose protein sequence is MGGGAYAGGFALIVVLFILLIIVGAAWL, encoded by the coding sequence ATGGGCGGCGGAGCTTATGCAGGCGGTTTTGCGTTAATCGTTGTATTGTTCATCTTGTTGATCATTGTTGGTGCAGCTTGGTTATAA
- a CDS encoding DUF3267 domain-containing protein → MYCWKTINLSRDIGLHRILFISMLTMIFVFILTYLPINLLFPKIHYHDEHFLLFVFILISMMPIHKLLHVVPLVLTGCRVSFHIKFYRLFPTFQLKTCEGIKKKRMIISLLTPFLTFIILFGIGGLYYPAYMHYFSIALAFHIGMCVPDFLLLRHLLFAPKVCTIEEYEDGYEVLVQNNR, encoded by the coding sequence ATGTACTGTTGGAAAACCATAAACCTTTCGAGGGATATTGGTCTACACAGAATTTTATTCATATCGATGCTAACAATGATTTTTGTGTTTATTTTAACCTACTTACCTATTAATCTGCTATTTCCAAAGATACATTATCATGATGAACATTTTTTATTATTTGTGTTTATTTTGATTAGTATGATGCCTATTCATAAATTACTTCATGTCGTTCCGTTAGTATTAACAGGATGTCGTGTATCGTTTCATATTAAATTTTATCGGTTATTCCCTACCTTCCAACTCAAGACTTGTGAAGGTATTAAAAAAAAGCGTATGATAATTTCATTATTAACACCTTTTCTTACCTTCATAATTTTATTTGGGATTGGCGGCCTTTATTATCCTGCCTATATGCATTACTTCAGCATTGCCCTTGCTTTCCATATTGGCATGTGTGTACCGGATTTCCTGTTACTAAGACACCTATTATTTGCTCCTAAGGTTTGTACGATTGAAGAGTATGAGGATGGATATGAGGTACTTGTCCAAAACAATAGATAA
- a CDS encoding HTH-type transcriptional regulator Hpr, with product MKHNEREYTVKEALLFSQRIAQLSKALWKTIEKDWQQWIKPYDLNINEHHILWIADHLNGASISEIAKFGVMHVSTAFNFSKKLEERGYLEFSKKANDKRNTYIKLTKQGEEVLSNLLEDFSPERNSVLKGALPLQNLYGKFPEMMDMMCIIRNIYGEDFMEIFEQSFHNIEDSFKNDQEKESKTEQLISSP from the coding sequence ATGAAACATAATGAAAGGGAATATACAGTTAAAGAAGCCTTGTTATTTAGTCAACGAATCGCTCAGCTGAGTAAAGCATTGTGGAAAACCATTGAAAAGGATTGGCAGCAGTGGATTAAGCCTTATGATTTAAATATTAATGAGCACCATATATTATGGATTGCTGATCATTTAAATGGTGCATCTATTTCAGAGATTGCTAAATTCGGAGTAATGCATGTTTCTACTGCTTTCAACTTTTCAAAGAAGCTTGAGGAAAGAGGATATCTTGAATTTTCAAAAAAGGCTAATGACAAGCGAAACACGTATATTAAGTTAACAAAACAAGGCGAAGAAGTACTGTCAAATCTTTTAGAAGACTTTAGTCCAGAAAGAAACTCTGTCTTAAAAGGGGCTTTACCACTACAAAACTTATATGGTAAATTTCCTGAAATGATGGATATGATGTGTATTATACGTAATATATATGGCGAAGACTTTATGGAAATTTTCGAACAATCATTCCATAATATTGAAGATTCATTTAAGAATGATCAAGAAAAAGAGTCTAAGACTGAACAGCTCATTTCTTCTCCTTAA
- a CDS encoding tryptophan transporter yields MNTRVLVILSLFAAIGAVLSMIMPPFFGGMKPDMMLTMMFIGIIMFPAIQNVTLLGIVTGFLSALTSAFPGGFVPNIIDKVVTAFLFYGLVLAFKKIAQKIATATVLTVIGTIVSGTVFLTAASLIVGLPGAFTALFVTVVLPATLLNGAAMIIILPIVQAIFKRSRMITVA; encoded by the coding sequence CAATTGGTGCTGTACTAAGTATGATAATGCCTCCATTTTTCGGTGGTATGAAACCAGACATGATGTTAACAATGATGTTTATCGGAATTATTATGTTTCCTGCAATTCAAAATGTCACATTGCTAGGTATTGTGACTGGATTTTTATCTGCATTAACATCAGCATTTCCTGGCGGTTTCGTTCCAAATATCATTGACAAAGTGGTAACAGCATTCCTATTTTACGGTCTAGTTCTAGCATTTAAGAAAATTGCACAAAAAATTGCAACAGCAACAGTACTCACAGTGATTGGCACAATTGTTTCAGGGACAGTCTTCCTTACTGCCGCTTCATTAATTGTTGGCTTACCAGGTGCTTTTACAGCATTATTCGTAACGGTTGTATTACCGGCTACATTATTGAACGGTGCTGCGATGATTATTATCCTGCCAATTGTTCAAGCTATTTTCAAACGCTCAAGAATGATTACAGTCGCTTAA
- a CDS encoding YjcZ family sporulation protein gives MGHAFADNFALIVVLFILLIIIGACYLY, from the coding sequence ATGGGTCACGCTTTTGCAGATAACTTTGCTTTGATTGTCGTGCTTTTCATTTTGTTAATTATTATTGGAGCTTGTTATCTTTACTAA
- a CDS encoding DUF1878 family protein gives MDSIEKRLETLEYYQSLLLKIVEPTKYPFYHLVMAKGLSKDEIEEVLKICEELSRLHEEQKAQGLVIYTDLLTRFAGQLNPKLELYETIHAIHRQNLYSSLMKDFVDLL, from the coding sequence ATGGATTCAATAGAAAAAAGATTGGAAACCTTAGAATATTACCAATCATTATTATTAAAAATAGTGGAGCCAACAAAATATCCCTTTTATCATTTAGTGATGGCAAAAGGTTTAAGTAAGGATGAGATAGAAGAAGTACTGAAGATTTGCGAGGAACTTTCCAGGTTACATGAAGAACAAAAAGCGCAAGGATTAGTGATCTATACAGACCTCCTTACGCGATTTGCGGGCCAATTAAACCCAAAGCTAGAATTATATGAAACAATCCATGCCATACATAGACAAAATTTATATAGCTCCTTAATGAAGGATTTTGTAGATCTACTGTAG
- a CDS encoding YtxH domain-containing protein, with protein MSNNKSLLVGLLVGGVIGGVATLLSTPSSGKELRSQINLNRKQIEDLINQLKKESKALKVQLIQTAKEGSVVVKEVSADLMKSVQQYQQEAEPHKENIMKEIEEIDNRIKQLENTLN; from the coding sequence TTGTCAAATAATAAATCATTGTTAGTAGGATTACTTGTTGGAGGTGTAATAGGCGGTGTTGCCACATTACTCTCAACTCCCTCATCTGGAAAAGAATTACGAAGTCAAATTAACCTCAACCGTAAGCAAATTGAAGATCTAATTAATCAATTAAAAAAGGAAAGTAAAGCGCTAAAGGTTCAATTAATTCAAACAGCAAAAGAAGGTTCTGTCGTTGTAAAAGAAGTTTCTGCTGACTTAATGAAGTCTGTTCAACAGTACCAACAAGAAGCTGAACCACATAAAGAAAATATTATGAAAGAAATTGAAGAAATTGATAACAGAATTAAACAGCTAGAAAATACATTGAACTAG